The Microbacterium oleivorans genome contains the following window.
TCGTCGTCGGCGTGCTGGTGACCACCGTTGCGCGTGGGAGCCGGCCGCCGGGCCGTCTAGGCTCGACCCGTGACGCCCGAGCACGAGACCACGCCCACCCGCCGCACGTATAGCTATCTCGGGCCGGCCGGAACCTTCACCGAGGCCGCGCTCGCGCAGGTGCCCGAGGCGCGCGATCAGATCTGGCGCCCGGTGCGCAACGTCGGCGAGGCGCTGACCGACGTCGTCGAAGGACGATCGGACGCCGCGATGATCGCGATCGAGAACTCCGTCGACGGCGGCGTCTCGACCGCGCAGGACGCCCTGGCCACGATGCCCGGCCTGCGGATCATCGGCGAGTACCTCGTGCCGGTGAACTTCGTGCTGGTCGCCCGGCCCGGTGCCACCCTCGCGGACGTCTCGCTGGTGGCCGCGCATCCGGTCGCGTACGCGCAGTGCCTGCAGTGGCTGCTGAAGGCCCTTCCCGAGCACGCCCACCTGCCGGCCGCGAGCAACGTCGCCGCCGCCGTCGGCCTGGTCGACGGAGCGAGCGACGCCGACGCGGCCATCGCGCCCCCCGGCATCCTCGAGCACTACGATCTCGAGCTGCTCGCCTCGGACATCGGCGACAACCAGCACGCGGTCACCCGGTTCGTCCTGGTCAGCCGTACGGTCGCGCCGGCACCGCCGACCGGTGCCGACAAGACCTCGCTGATCGCCGAGCTGCCCGACGATCACCCGGGCGCTCTCCTCGAACTGCTCGAGCAGTTCTCGACCCGCGGCATCAACCTCTCGCTCATCGAGTCGCGGCCCATCGGCGACGCCCTCGGCCGCTACCGATTCGTCATCGACGCCGAGGGCCACATCGCCGACGAGCGGATGGCGGACGCCCTGATGGGCCTGCGTCGATTCAGCCCCAAGGTGCTGTTCCTCGGCTCGTACCCACGCGCCGACCGCGCCATCGTCCGCTACCCCGAGCGCTACTCCGACGACGTGTTCGTGGAGGCGCGCGACTGGCTGCGGGCTCTCCTCTCGGGCGAACCCGAGGTCTGAACCGGACGACTCTGCCCCGCCCGGCCCGGGGGCCCGCCCGGCCCGGGGGCCCGCCCGGCCCGGGGGCCGGGTCAGGCGGCCAGGAGCTCCAGCGTGCGGATGCGCGCCGGGGCGGCATCGGGCTGCTCGCCGTCGTAAGCGGCCGAGACG
Protein-coding sequences here:
- the pheA gene encoding prephenate dehydratase yields the protein MTPEHETTPTRRTYSYLGPAGTFTEAALAQVPEARDQIWRPVRNVGEALTDVVEGRSDAAMIAIENSVDGGVSTAQDALATMPGLRIIGEYLVPVNFVLVARPGATLADVSLVAAHPVAYAQCLQWLLKALPEHAHLPAASNVAAAVGLVDGASDADAAIAPPGILEHYDLELLASDIGDNQHAVTRFVLVSRTVAPAPPTGADKTSLIAELPDDHPGALLELLEQFSTRGINLSLIESRPIGDALGRYRFVIDAEGHIADERMADALMGLRRFSPKVLFLGSYPRADRAIVRYPERYSDDVFVEARDWLRALLSGEPEV